From Amphiprion ocellaris isolate individual 3 ecotype Okinawa chromosome 2, ASM2253959v1, whole genome shotgun sequence, a single genomic window includes:
- the aatf gene encoding protein AATF has protein sequence MAGSFSQELEDLLNPLPKFADPEDDDDEATKARVIDRFNEEEEEEDEVGFSTLRKSNTTLLSDTDRRYVGKAVSRKQLLMDEEGSEEEEEEDEEEGSIEEEETMEDEEADGDDDENDLEEEDKDGELLDDDSGGERPSKRKGSDLNFPQGVDFHKLTEGMDDLGVSEEDEDDDEEESEGSDDDEDAGSDDEDEMDDEEDEGAVRTFSQDKVDEEVEKGKAVKNQLALWDQLLEGRIKIQKALVTANQLPQPATFPEFRREGGAELAGPLKNTHKALKALQRSLLELHEQLLHQNADTRSIAVGESEDEEIISDEGEQESVPQSGAPKRKLEMVEYPDFMAKRFAAFQPYRDATLQKWHDKTRLTQGKSSKGFGAFDRSILTQVEQVLMDNERLVRRTQTRRSEYRVLGKKEASAVTTETTEGAGQQLKANTHLKDLDEDIFDDDDFYHQLLRELIERKTNAADPNDQVAMGRQWLAIQKLRSKIKKKVDTKASKGRKVRFHVHSKLVNFMAPIDHSSMSDEARSELYRGLFGQNASVRE, from the coding sequence ATGGCAGGCTCGTTCTCTCAGGAGCTCGAAGATTTGCTGAATCCTTTGCCTAAATTTGCGGATccagaggatgatgatgatgaagcgACCAAAGCCAGAGTGATAGACAGATTCaacgaggaagaggaggaggaagatgaggtcGGCTTCAGTACGCTGAggaagagcaacacaaccctgCTGTCAGACACGGACAGGCGGTATGTGGGGAAGGCAGTGTCCCGTAAACAGCTGCTGATGGATGAGGAAGGAtctgaagaggaagaggaggaggatgaagaggagggtagcatagaggaagaagagactatggaggatgaagaggcagatggtgatgatgatgaaaatgatTTAGAGGAAGAAGATAAGGATGGGGAGTTGCTGGACGATGATTCAGGTGGGGAACGTCCATCTAAGAGGAAAGGCTCTGACCTGAATTTTCCTCAGGGAGTGGACTTCCATAAACTCACAGAGGGCATGGACGACCTGGGAGTGAGtgaggaagatgaggatgacGATGAGGAGGAATCCGAAGGCAGCGACGATGATGAAGACGCAGGCTCTGACGATGAAGACGAGATGGATGACGAGGAAGACGAGGGAGCTGTGCGCACCTTTTCCCAAGATAAAGTGGACGAGGAGGTGGAGAAGGGGAAGGCCGTGAAGAACCAGCTCGCCCTCTGGGACCAGCTGCTCGAAGGTCGGATCAAAATCCAGAAAGCCCTGGTGACGGCCAACCAGCTGCCACAGCCGGCCACCTTCCCGGAGttcaggagggagggaggagctgAGCTGGCCGGGCCGCTGAAGAACACCCACAAGGCTCTGAAGGCTCTGCAGAGGTCCCTGCTGGAGCTGCACGAACAGCTGCTGCACCAGAACGCCGACACGAGGAGCATCGCTGTGGGGGAGAGCGAGGACGAGGAGATAATCAGCGATGAAGGAGAACAAGAGTCGGTTCCGCAGTCTGGAGCGCCCAAACGAAAGCTGGAGATGGTGGAGTATCCGGACTTCATGGCCAAACGTTTTGCAGCCTTTCAGCCTTATCGCGATGCCACTCTGCAGAAGTGGCACGACAAAACCCGCCTGACCCAGGGGAAGAGCAGTAAAGGGTTCGGGGCGTTCGACAGGAGCATTCTGACCCAGGTGGAGCAGGTGCTGATGGACAATGAGAGGCTGGTGAGACGAACACAAACCCGCCGCTCAGAGTACAGAGTCCTGGGGAAGAAAGAGGCCTCAGCTGTCACCACGGAGACCACAGAGGGAGCAGGGCAGCAGCTGAAGGCCAACACGCATCTGAAAGATCTGGACGAGGACATATTCGACGATGACGACTTCTACCACCAGCTGCTGAGGGAGCTCATCGAGCGCAAGACGAACGCGGCGGACCCCAACGATCAGGTGGCCATGGGGCGGCAGTGGCTCGCCATCCAGAAGCTGCGCAGCAAGATCAAGAAGAAGGTGGACACCAAAGCCAGCAAGGGGCGCAAGGTCCGCTTCCACGTCCACAGCAAACTGGTCAACTTCATGGCACCTATTGATCACAGCTCGATGAGCGACGAGGCGCGCAGTGAACTCTACCGAGGCCTGTTCGGTCAGAACGCCTCAGTCAGGGAGTAA
- the magoh gene encoding protein mago nashi homolog, with amino-acid sequence MSTSDFYLRYYVGHKGKFGHEFLEFEFRPDGKLRYANNSNYKNDVMIRKEAYVHKSVMEELKRIIDDSEITKEDDALWPPPDRVGRQELEIVIGDEHISFTTSKIGSLIDVNQSKDPEGLRVFYYLVQDLKCLVFSLIGLHFKIKPI; translated from the exons ATGTCAACAAGTGACTTTTATTTGAGATACTATGTGGGACACAAGGGAAAGTTTGGACACGAGTTCCTGGAATTTGAATTCAGACCAGACG GTAAACTGAGGTATGCAAACAACAGCAACTACAAGAACGACGTCATGATCAGGAAAGAG GCATATGTACACAAAAGCGTGATGGAGGAACTGAAGAGGATCATCGACGACAGTGAAATCACCAAAGAGGATGATGCACTGTGGCCGCCTCCTGACAGAGTTGGCAGACAG GAGCTGGAGATCGTCATCGGGGACGAGCACATTTCATTCACAACTTCCAAAATTGGCTCCTTGATTGACGTCAACCAGTCAAA GGATCCTGAAGGTCTTCGTGTGTTCTACTACCTGGTCCAAGACCTGAAATGTCTCGTCTTCAGTCTGATCGGACTACACTTCAAGATCAAGCCCATCTAA
- the cpt2 gene encoding carnitine O-palmitoyltransferase 2, mitochondrial, which produces MASLLSVQCAASVRKSGSLIHLRSAALGIQSRHYSSKKASSSEYLHQSVVPSMHYQKSLPRLPVPKLEDTIRRYLAAQRPLLDDEQYRTTEKHAQDFQNGVGKQLHEELVAQDKNNKHTSYISGPWFDMYLSARDSVVLNFNPFMSFNPDPKTEYNDQLVRATNMVSSAVRFMKTLRAGLLEPEVFHLNPAKSDTDSFKNLIRWVPSSLSWYGAYMVNAFPLDMSQYFRLFNSTRIPKRGRDELFTDEKGRHLLVMRKGNMYVFDIVDRDGNLVKPAEIQSHLKYILSDSAEAPAFPLGVLTSENRDVWAELRDKLIAAGNAEDLRVVDSALFCLCLDEESMRDHIHISHNMLHGDGCNRWYDKSFSIILTKDGQAAINFEHSWGDGVAVLRFQNEVFKDTTEQPLVHPGSAAAAVDSASAVRRLHFNLDSELQNGIKKAKENFNSAVSKLTIDAMEFRKGGKEQLKKSKLSPDAIAQLAFQMGFLRQYGQTVATYESCSTAAFKHGRTETIRPASIHTKKCSQAFVSQPGKHSVEELRGMLNECSKYHGQLTKEAAMGQGFDRHLFAMRYLANSKGQPLHGLYMDPAYAAINHNILSTSTLTSPAVSLGGFAPVVPDGFGVGYGVHDEWIGCNVSSYPTRNVHEFLQCVHKSLEDIFSVLEGKSLS; this is translated from the exons ATGGCTAGTCTGCTTTCAGTGCAATGCGCTGCCTCTGTGAGGAAATCTGGGAGTTTAATTCATTTAAGAAGCGCCGCACTGGGGATCCAGTCGAGAcactacagcagcaaaaaagcCTCTTCATCCGAGTATCTTCACCAAAGTGTCGTTCCATCCATGCATTACCAGAAGAGTTTACCCAG GCTCCCCGTCCCTAAACTAGAGGACACCATCAGGAGGTATTTAGCTGCCCAGAGGCCTCTGTTGGATGATGAGCAGTACAG AACAACAGAGAAACATGCCCAAGATTTCCAGAATGGTGTGGGGAAACAGCTGCATGAGGAGCTGGTAGCtcaggacaaaaacaacaagcataCAAGCTACATCTCAG GGCCATGGTTTGATATGTACCTCTCTGCACGGGATTCTGTGGTGCTGAACTTCAACCCCTTTATGTCCTTCAATCCTGACCCCAAGACTGAGTACAACGACCAGCTTGTGCGTGCCACCAATATGGTGTCTTCAGCAGTGCGATTCATGAAGACGCTACGAGCTGGCTTGCTGGAGCCGGAGGTTTTCCACCTGAACCCTGCTAAGAGTGACACAGACAGCTTCAAAAACTTGATCCGCTGGGTCCCATCGTCACTGTCTTGGTATGGAGCCTACATGGTGAATGCTTTTCCTCTGGACATGTCTCAGTACTTTCGCCTCTTTAACTCAACTCGGATTCCAAAGCGTGGGCGAGATGAGCTGTTCACTGATGAGAAAGGCCGACATCTGTTAGTTATGAGAAAAGGCAACATGTATGTGTTTGATATTGTGGACAGGGATGGGAATTTAGTGAAGCCTGCAGAGATCCAATCCCACCTGAAGTATATTTTGTCTGACTCTGCAGAGGCACCCGCCTTCCCTCTGGGTGTCCTGACCAGTGAGAACAGAGACGTCTGGGCTGAGCTGAGGGACAAGTTGATAGCGGCTGGAAATGCAGAGGATTTACGTGTCGTTGACAGTGCCCTTTTCTGCCTCTGTCTCGATGAGGAGAGCATGCGGGACCATATTCACATCTCCCACAACATGCTGCACGGCGACGGCTGCAACCGCTGGTATGACAAATCCTTCAGCATCATTCTGACCAAAGACGGACAGGCAGCGATTAATTTTGAGCACTCCTGGGGCGACGGAGTGGCCGTGCTCCGCTTTCAGAACGAAGTGTTTAAAGACACTACAGAGCAGCCACTGGTTCACCcgggttctgctgctgctgctgtggattCAGCCTCAGCTGTGCGAAGACTGCACTTCAACCTGGACAGCGAACTGCAGAACGGCATCAAAAAGGCAAAGGAGAACTTCAACTCAGCCGTGTCCAAACTCACCATCGACGCCATGGAGTTTAGGAAGGGCGGGAAGGAGCAGTTAAAGAAGAGCAAGCTGAGTCCAGATGCTATCGCCCAGCTGGCTTTTCAGATGGGCTTCTTGAGGCAGTATGGACAGACAGTGGCCACATATGAGTCTTGTAGCACTGCAGCGTTCAAACATGGCCGCACAGAAACCATCCGACCAGCCTCCATACACACCAAAAAGTGCTCACAAGCCTTTGTTAGCCAACCTGGAAAACACAGTGTGGAGGAGCTACGGGGCATGCTCAACGAGTGCTCCAAATACCATGGACAGCTCACCAAGGAAGCAGCTATGG GTCAAGGGTTTGACCGTCACCTGTTTGCCATGCGATACCTGGCCAACTCAAAGGGCCAACCTCTGCACGGCTTGTACATGGATCCAGCCTACGCTGCCATCAACCACAACATCCTCTCCACCAGCACCCTCACCAGCCCCGCTGTCAGTCTCGGTGGCTTTGCTCCAGTGGTGCCCGATGGATTTGGTGTCGGCTACGGTGTCCACGATGAATGGATCGGCTGCAACGTGTCCAGCTACCCGACTCGCAATGTTCACGAGTTCCTGCAGTGCGTGCACAAATCTTTAGAGGACATTTTCAGTGTCCTGGAAGGGAAGTCGCTCAGCTAA